In a single window of the Pocillopora verrucosa isolate sample1 chromosome 4, ASM3666991v2, whole genome shotgun sequence genome:
- the LOC131778162 gene encoding uncharacterized protein, producing MFQQKKTEEVESDSDWDSLPGDVQEPTSSPDSTPRHQPAPPPHSPKGHVSQKRPQIKSQAATPEKNSITNSPVTQPISKPGTPASNRPSQLYGKPGITTFVDRSLNADSGLENRQNKELSPDMNENRLQQDRLGRQNEGIHLEMNEVDHYGHNPPFTDFQANLPKQNAGKLTQSEKPKVGKVKSSYLTTKQANHGNHSWDSDSEQEQELVSHSREPLTPRQKNSKADNHEEKSVHPEHETAIVENHDKVLSLETCCVPLESERKISGCSYYFDHGHNHHLDVRPEWREAYMKGVADRSEKWLHYFWQEFFSAVRIITDFAFIFVLELLRFVFHYVLLRILGGIIIVVGDHFLKPYLALVFNRIIQPTLIFTRNVLTGIRNLLQPLMDISSVFIAQLGSLLRAFRLFELNWKPVYERGQKHDVHVL from the exons ATG tttcaacaaaagaaaacagaagaagtTGAAAGTGACTCTGACTGGGACAGCCTTCCTGGAGATGTCCAAGAACCAACCTCTAGCCCTGATTCAACTCCCAGACACCAACCAGCCCCTCCACCTCATTCTCCAAAGGGGCATGTTTCTCAGAAGAGACCTCAGATTAAGTCACAGGCAGCAACCCCAGAGAAAAACTCAATAACTAATTCACCAGTAACACAGCCCATATCCAAACCTGGGACACCTGCATCAAACAGACCAAGTCAGCTATATGGTAAACCTGGAATTACCACCTTTGTCGACAGGAGCTTGAATGCTGACAGTGGCTTGGAGAATCGTCAGAACAAGGAGCTGAGCCCAGATATGAATGAGAATAGATTGCAGCAAGACAGACTGGGAAGACAAAATGAAGGAATCCATTTAGAAATGAATGAAGTGGATCATTATGGACATAATCCACCATTTACAGATTTTCAAG CCAATCTCCCTAAACAAAATGCTGGAAAACTTACACAAAGTGAGAAACCTAAGGTTGGAAAAGTCAAGTCATCTTATTTGACAACCAAGCAAGCAAATCATGGGAACCATTCTTGGGATTCTGACAGTGAACAAGAGCAAGAACTGGTGTCACATAGCAGAGAACCATTGACACCCCgccaaaaaaattccaaagcAGATAACCATGAAGAAAAAAGTGTACACCCAGAACATGAAACAGCCATAGTAGAGAATCATGACAAGGTTCTGAGTTTAGAAACATGCTGTGTGCCTCtggaaagtgaaagaaaaataagtGG GTGTTCATATTATTTTGATCACGGTCACAACCATCATCTTGATGTTAGACCAGAATGGAGAGAAGCTTACATGAAAGGAGTAGCAGACAG atcTGAAAAATGGCTTCACTATTTCTGGCAGGAGTTTTTCAGTGCAGTTCGCATCATCACTGACTTTGCATTCATCTTTGTATTGGAACTATTACGGTTTGTCTTCCACTATGTTTTGCTCCGCATACTTGGGGGAATCATCATTGTGGTTGGAGATCATTTCTTAAAACCATACTTGGCTCTGGTTTTTAACCGCATTATTCAACCTACCTTGATTTTCACACGGAATGTTTTAACTGGCATTAGAAACCTTTTACAACCATTAATGGACATCAGTAGTGTCTTTATCGCACAGCTGGGTTCCTTACTGAGGGCATTTAGGCTGTTTGAACTTAACTGGAAACCAGTGTATGAAAGAGGACAAAAGCATGATGTCCATGTATTGTAG